One Microbacterium marinum genomic window, GTGGGCAGCTCGGCGCCGACGAGCAATTCGCTGTAGCCGAGAATGTTGGTCGCGGGGGTGCGCAGCTCGTGGCTGGTCGCGGTCACGAAATCTTCGCGCTGGCGCTCGAGATCGAGCTGCATCCCGAGGGCAGCAGCGCGTTCACGTTCTGCCTCGGCGACATCATGGGCCGCTCCGAGGGCGAGTGCTTGGCTGACTTTGCCCTCGTAGCGCGAGGCGACGATAAGCACTGTGAAGATGCCGACCGCGCTCATGAAGGTCACGAGCGTGATCGCCGCGTCGATCTCGCCGAGGACGGCGCCAGTGAACGACCCGGTGTTGGTGAGGACGACGGCCAGGACGGCGACCGCGATGATGACCGACTGGGCGAGCGCGACCGCCATCGGAAAGCGCAGGGTGCCCCACGTGAGGATCGCGAAGACGAGGAAGGCAAGTGGGGCGTTGGATACCGGCCCGAACGCGACGAGAATCGCGACCGCCGCGCACACGGAGTAGATCGTGAGTTCGAGGGCACTGACGCGTTCGGGGATGGTGGGGGGCAGCAGGGCGAACGGCGCCAGCAGCATCATGGCGGAGCTGTGCGAAGCGAAGGCGACGAGCGCTGTGCCGGTGACCGAGGTCTGCGAGAACAGGAAGCTGGCGAAGCCGATTGCGATGCCGGCGACGACGGCAGAGGCGAGCACCGCCAAGACGAAACGCGACGCTCGGGCGAAGGAGTCGATCACGACGGGTTGGCGCCAGGCGCCGATCAGGGTGACTGCGAGTGCCACCTCGGCGGTGTTGATCGCTCCGAGAATGACGGCGAGCGCAAGGGGGCGCCCGACCACGATGCTTGACAGCGAGGTCACCACGAAGACCACGGTGAAGGCGAGGGCTCGGCGCTCGGGCCGTGCGCGCAGCACGAACCAGAGCGAGACGCCGACGGCAGGCCACCACACCGCGATGGGAAGGCCGGTGGCGCGCAGCGAGACGGCGAAGATGCCGAGCAGGAGGATCGCGAGGGAGCTGCCGGTCCAGAAGACCCAGGGGAGGAGGCGGAGGGCGCGCGGGTGTCCGGAGTCGGTCGCGGCGCGCGTGGTCACGGGTACACCGTACCCTCACGCGC contains:
- a CDS encoding ATP-binding protein gives rise to the protein MTTRAATDSGHPRALRLLPWVFWTGSSLAILLLGIFAVSLRATGLPIAVWWPAVGVSLWFVLRARPERRALAFTVVFVVTSLSSIVVGRPLALAVILGAINTAEVALAVTLIGAWRQPVVIDSFARASRFVLAVLASAVVAGIAIGFASFLFSQTSVTGTALVAFASHSSAMMLLAPFALLPPTIPERVSALELTIYSVCAAVAILVAFGPVSNAPLAFLVFAILTWGTLRFPMAVALAQSVIIAVAVLAVVLTNTGSFTGAVLGEIDAAITLVTFMSAVGIFTVLIVASRYEGKVSQALALGAAHDVAEAERERAAALGMQLDLERQREDFVTATSHELRTPATNILGYSELLVGAELPTEQAEWSQAVHRSATRLKSLLDDLHHSAGMAGATIEPISVDALVDDVRAAHLPDAETRGSTIDPIAPTGLVAAASAIDARRALWSLVSNAVKFGSNCSVKMSAHRDGDHIVIVVADDGPGMAADTLSNAFERFYRGAEAEGVSAAGLGLGLANARELARRNDGDVRLDSTPGHGTRASLILPASD